The Methyloferula stellata AR4 genome includes a window with the following:
- a CDS encoding DUF29 family protein, producing the protein MIGYETSSVHGYMHRGTGAPKFLKARALFTRWRFRPSRKRLSLAALFSSANQLARGETLIGGTPAPRVEAAYPTKVSSLDRAEEPESFRREQACALRSCYSKLCRDLLNRELHPSCTGATGDALVAHHREIIAQLLAASPGLNGLREDLFMQAYQDERRKLAAVTNIAIANAKFPHQPPFSVDEVESQFFWPASTASI; encoded by the coding sequence TTGATTGGCTACGAGACAAGTTCAGTTCACGGCTATATGCATCGCGGCACAGGCGCGCCCAAATTTTTAAAAGCACGGGCCCTATTCACCCGTTGGCGCTTCCGGCCGTCTAGGAAGCGCCTATCGCTCGCCGCTCTTTTTTCCAGCGCCAATCAGCTTGCGAGGGGCGAGACGCTAATCGGCGGAACGCCAGCCCCGCGCGTTGAGGCCGCTTATCCGACAAAAGTCAGCTCGCTTGATCGAGCGGAAGAGCCCGAGAGCTTCAGGCGCGAGCAAGCTTGCGCATTGCGATCTTGCTACAGCAAATTATGTCGCGATCTTCTCAATCGCGAGCTGCACCCATCATGTACAGGAGCTACAGGAGATGCTCTCGTCGCGCATCATCGTGAAATAATCGCGCAACTGCTGGCAGCAAGTCCCGGTCTGAATGGGTTACGCGAGGATCTTTTTATGCAAGCATACCAAGACGAACGCCGGAAACTGGCCGCAGTGACGAACATCGCAATTGCCAACGCAAAATTTCCACATCAACCGCCGTTTTCGGTTGATGAAGTGGAATCACAATTCTTCTGGCCTGCCAGTACAGCATCCATATGA
- the feoB gene encoding ferrous iron transporter B: MNIALLAKPYVFALVGAPNCGKTALFNALTGNHQKVANYPGVTVEHKSGRLKSPSGWDITLIDLPGTYSLRARSPDEEVTRDIVLGHMKGESQPDLIICVADSTNLRVGLRLVSELKQVGRPLVLVLNMIDIAQRRGIEIDIDRLSSELGIDVIATSAVQRGGTDDLVYRLDELAAADWPAATESKWVAPEPRELRTIQREADALIAKVIGKPTTPDTLTKRLDRVLLHPLGGLLILLLILFTMFQAVFTWAQPAMDLISSAFDLLGSLARDHLPDGLFESFIENGVISGVGSVIVFLPQILILFLFILLLEDFGYMARAAFLMDRIMGGAGLHGRAFIPLLSSFACAIPGIMATRVIDNRHDRLATILVAPLMTCSARIPVYTLIIAAFIPARKVWGFVELQGLVMFGLYAAGISSALAVSWVLKHFFWRDDPTPPFMLELPDYKLPRPRSVIIALLTRAQMFLYRAGTTIFTMMVLIWFLASFPRPPEGATDPAINYSLAARIGHALEPVLAPIGFNWQINIALIPGMAAREVAVASLGTVYSIEGGKEAAEQIGHALANKWTLATALSLLAWYVFAPQCASTLAVIRRETGGARWMLVTFAYMLALAYCASFLTYHIALLAGAG, translated from the coding sequence TTGAACATCGCGCTGCTCGCAAAACCTTACGTCTTCGCGCTTGTCGGTGCGCCCAACTGCGGCAAGACGGCGCTCTTCAATGCGCTGACAGGTAATCATCAGAAGGTTGCGAATTATCCGGGCGTGACGGTCGAGCATAAAAGCGGCCGATTGAAATCGCCCTCAGGCTGGGACATCACGCTGATCGATCTGCCTGGCACCTATTCGCTGCGTGCACGCAGCCCGGATGAGGAAGTCACGCGCGATATCGTGCTCGGGCATATGAAGGGCGAGTCGCAGCCGGACCTCATCATCTGCGTTGCCGACTCGACAAACTTGCGCGTGGGATTGCGTCTTGTCAGCGAGTTGAAGCAAGTCGGTCGGCCATTGGTGCTCGTTCTCAACATGATCGATATCGCGCAAAGACGCGGCATCGAGATCGATATCGATCGCCTATCCAGTGAACTCGGCATAGACGTGATCGCAACATCCGCTGTCCAGCGCGGCGGCACGGACGATCTCGTCTACCGGCTTGATGAACTCGCGGCGGCGGATTGGCCGGCGGCCACCGAAAGCAAATGGGTCGCGCCTGAACCACGGGAACTGCGAACCATCCAACGCGAGGCGGATGCTCTCATCGCAAAGGTGATCGGTAAGCCTACAACGCCCGATACTCTGACGAAGCGCCTCGACAGGGTTCTGCTTCACCCGCTCGGCGGCCTTCTGATCCTATTGCTCATTCTCTTTACGATGTTCCAGGCCGTCTTCACTTGGGCACAGCCTGCCATGGACCTGATTTCCAGCGCCTTTGATCTTTTAGGCTCGCTTGCGCGCGATCATTTGCCGGATGGTTTGTTCGAGAGCTTTATCGAAAACGGTGTGATCTCGGGCGTGGGCAGCGTCATCGTCTTTCTCCCGCAAATCCTGATTTTGTTTCTCTTCATCCTGCTTTTGGAAGATTTCGGCTACATGGCGCGGGCCGCCTTTCTCATGGATCGCATCATGGGCGGCGCCGGTCTCCACGGCCGCGCCTTCATTCCGCTGCTGTCGAGTTTCGCTTGCGCGATTCCGGGCATTATGGCGACGCGGGTGATCGACAATAGGCACGACCGGCTCGCGACAATCCTGGTTGCGCCGCTGATGACCTGTTCCGCTCGTATCCCCGTTTATACTTTGATCATCGCGGCCTTCATTCCGGCGCGCAAAGTTTGGGGTTTCGTCGAGTTGCAAGGCCTCGTGATGTTCGGCCTTTATGCGGCGGGCATCAGCAGCGCGCTCGCCGTTTCATGGGTGCTGAAGCATTTCTTCTGGCGGGATGATCCGACGCCGCCTTTCATGCTGGAGCTTCCGGATTACAAGCTGCCACGGCCGCGCAGCGTCATCATTGCGCTTTTGACGCGCGCACAGATGTTCCTCTATCGCGCCGGGACGACAATCTTCACGATGATGGTGCTTATCTGGTTCCTTGCATCCTTCCCAAGGCCGCCAGAGGGCGCAACGGATCCGGCTATCAACTACAGCCTTGCCGCCAGGATCGGCCACGCGCTCGAACCAGTTCTCGCGCCGATCGGCTTCAACTGGCAGATCAACATCGCGCTCATTCCAGGAATGGCGGCACGCGAGGTCGCTGTCGCTTCCTTGGGTACAGTCTATTCAATCGAGGGCGGCAAGGAGGCGGCCGAACAAATTGGGCATGCGCTTGCCAATAAATGGACGCTGGCCACGGCTCTCTCGCTCTTGGCCTGGTATGTGTTTGCACCGCAGTGCGCGTCCACTTTAGCCGTCATCCGGCGGGAGACCGGCGGCGCACGATGGATGCTCGTCACATTCGCTTATATGCTGGCGCTTGCCTATTGCGCCTCTTTCCTAACCTATCATATCGCGCTGCTGGCCGGCGCCGGTTGA
- a CDS encoding FeoA family protein, whose translation MTKEQVRLGSAPLGYRGYVEAIEPRDSNSGISPLELESRLIELGFIEGASIEVLHEGFFGRDPIAIRINNMTVALRRREAMAILVRDREAHI comes from the coding sequence ATGACAAAAGAACAAGTCCGCCTTGGCAGCGCGCCATTAGGGTATCGAGGTTATGTCGAGGCGATCGAACCGCGCGACAGTAATTCTGGAATTTCACCTTTGGAGCTCGAAAGCCGGCTGATCGAATTAGGCTTCATCGAAGGCGCATCCATCGAGGTCCTGCACGAAGGCTTCTTTGGCCGCGACCCCATAGCCATCCGGATCAACAATATGACTGTCGCTCTGCGGAGGCGCGAGGCCATGGCCATCCTCGTGCGCGATCGGGAGGCACATATTTGA
- a CDS encoding c-type cytochrome — MNKLYFAISSAILLAAACLNTTARAQSVDISKGRQKAEVCMACHGPDGFTTAAPGIPHLAGQDRDYLIKALTAYRIGESRTDETMTAMAKPLTDADVQNIAAFFSTLPPPRQ; from the coding sequence ATGAACAAGCTCTACTTTGCAATCTCCAGTGCTATCTTGCTCGCCGCGGCCTGCCTCAACACAACCGCTCGGGCTCAGTCGGTCGACATTTCAAAAGGCCGGCAAAAAGCCGAAGTCTGCATGGCCTGTCATGGGCCTGATGGATTTACGACGGCGGCGCCCGGCATCCCGCATCTCGCAGGCCAAGATCGTGATTATTTGATCAAAGCCCTGACGGCCTACAGGATCGGAGAGTCCAGAACAGACGAGACGATGACTGCGATGGCCAAGCCGCTGACGGATGCCGACGTCCAAAATATAGCTGCCTTCTTCAGCACTCTGCCGCCGCCCCGCCAGTAA
- a CDS encoding c-type cytochrome, which yields MNIIGMYPTFYVPYIGTAWVMGIIGVIHVVASHTSVGASFLFALLETKAYRDDQPQLLDFIKRFGVFLLVFSYIIGSITGPGIWYAITVTSPRGVSGLIHNFVWVWAAEWVYFTVEVIGVYALVYLIGKIDAKSHLKLTWSFALASWSTMLLIVGILSFMMWPGNEAWYQTGSTNDAFYNLNFFAHLGIRTGSMLVMAAVVGLLVAASMKDKNLKRDVIRLITPVGLAGGFFATAMFFYYLQTVPTNARIMLKYNLLPQYAAGMIAVVAVTTVYLILSWLKPQYVRTWVAVPAFLFIAIFGVWPEERMRESMRKPFVAGQYIYGNQVIARDVPGKGIVGEVDLIADKGYLKLHPFIPERLRTITNENKLEVGALLTKIACANCHALEPGAPLRSLPDKFFHSTDKDMIAAFIAGPLKHGAIPFMPRIDLPEDEIDAMASYIAEVNQSVPKPASEPEKISSNDKSLIGSN from the coding sequence ATGAACATCATCGGGATGTACCCGACCTTTTATGTGCCTTACATCGGCACAGCCTGGGTCATGGGTATAATCGGCGTCATACACGTCGTCGCATCGCACACTTCAGTAGGCGCTTCGTTCCTATTTGCGCTGCTGGAGACAAAGGCCTATCGGGATGACCAGCCGCAGCTCCTCGACTTCATAAAAAGGTTCGGGGTCTTTCTGCTGGTCTTCTCCTATATCATCGGGTCGATCACAGGCCCCGGCATCTGGTATGCGATCACGGTCACGAGCCCGCGCGGCGTGAGCGGGCTGATTCATAATTTCGTCTGGGTCTGGGCTGCCGAGTGGGTCTATTTCACGGTCGAAGTGATCGGCGTCTATGCGCTCGTCTATCTTATCGGCAAAATCGACGCGAAATCGCATCTCAAACTGACGTGGTCATTCGCGCTCGCCTCTTGGTCGACGATGCTGCTCATTGTCGGAATCCTGTCCTTCATGATGTGGCCGGGTAACGAGGCCTGGTACCAAACAGGCTCGACCAACGATGCCTTCTATAATCTCAACTTCTTCGCACACCTCGGCATTCGAACCGGCTCCATGCTCGTCATGGCCGCGGTGGTTGGGCTGCTGGTCGCGGCGAGCATGAAGGACAAGAACCTCAAGCGGGATGTCATTCGCCTGATAACGCCGGTGGGGCTCGCAGGTGGCTTCTTCGCGACGGCGATGTTCTTTTACTATCTGCAGACCGTTCCCACCAACGCTCGCATTATGCTGAAATATAATCTCTTGCCGCAATATGCGGCGGGCATGATCGCGGTCGTGGCCGTGACGACGGTCTATCTGATCCTCTCCTGGCTTAAGCCGCAATATGTGAGGACTTGGGTCGCCGTGCCGGCTTTTCTCTTCATTGCCATCTTCGGCGTATGGCCTGAGGAACGGATGCGCGAAAGCATGCGCAAGCCTTTCGTGGCGGGACAATATATTTACGGCAATCAGGTCATCGCGCGCGACGTGCCCGGAAAAGGCATCGTCGGGGAAGTCGATCTGATCGCCGACAAAGGCTATCTGAAGCTTCACCCCTTCATTCCGGAGCGGCTTCGGACCATCACGAATGAAAACAAGTTGGAGGTCGGCGCACTTCTGACGAAAATCGCGTGTGCGAACTGCCATGCGCTGGAGCCCGGTGCACCGCTGCGTTCGCTGCCGGACAAGTTCTTTCATTCAACCGATAAAGACATGATCGCGGCCTTCATAGCAGGACCGCTCAAGCATGGAGCCATCCCGTTCATGCCGCGCATCGATCTGCCGGAGGACGAAATCGACGCGATGGCGAGCTATATCGCAGAAGTCAACCAGAGCGTTCCGAAGCCCGCGAGTGAGCCTGAAAAAATCTCCTCGAACGACAAATCTCTGATCGGGAGCAATTAA
- a CDS encoding SCO family protein: MNNNGYFAFGMLIAVSIVMGGVGMAGMLPASPASRNSILRETFTLVDANGTDTQATLKGKPSVIYFGYTYCPEFCPTTLTDLSRWIQKLGADANDLNYIFVTVDPERDTPKVLSEYLSSFNNRIHGYTGTPDQIAKVAKSYHVYYKRVPSSDGGYYLDHSAAIYLIGPDGRVEDIIPYKEDDDAAVAKLKRLAGRKAADSKRRPAAANCAPAKS, translated from the coding sequence ATGAACAATAATGGATACTTTGCATTCGGCATGCTGATTGCCGTCAGCATTGTAATGGGCGGCGTTGGCATGGCCGGTATGCTTCCGGCCTCACCCGCATCCCGAAATTCCATTCTGCGCGAAACATTCACGCTCGTCGATGCCAATGGCACAGATACGCAAGCCACGCTCAAAGGCAAGCCGAGTGTAATTTACTTCGGCTACACATATTGTCCAGAATTCTGCCCCACTACACTGACGGATCTATCACGATGGATCCAAAAACTGGGCGCGGATGCTAATGATTTAAACTACATCTTTGTGACCGTGGACCCAGAACGGGACACGCCAAAGGTCTTGAGCGAATACCTATCTTCATTCAATAATCGTATTCACGGCTATACTGGCACGCCCGATCAGATCGCCAAAGTCGCCAAGTCCTATCATGTCTATTACAAGCGCGTGCCTTCTTCCGATGGCGGGTATTATCTGGATCACAGCGCGGCCATCTATCTTATTGGACCTGACGGCAGAGTCGAAGACATTATCCCTTATAAAGAGGACGATGACGCCGCGGTTGCCAAACTTAAGCGCCTTGCCGGCAGGAAGGCGGCGGACTCGAAAAGAAGACCGGCTGCGGCCAATTGCGCGCCAGCGAAATCTTGA
- a CDS encoding copper chaperone PCu(A)C codes for MIIFASSQTNAHVLLETPQAAAGSFYKGVFRVPHGCHGQATTALKVEVPDGITGAKPMPKPGWTLNEAKNEKGVSTISWSGGNLPDDEYDEFVIAMHISNTLKPDSIAYFPSIQSCGETVMAWTDVPQAGQKAELKMPAARLRILAAEDGSDVVTVGSLEVAAPWLRATPGGAKVGGGYLRIINKGTESDRLIGASIPIAKTGAVHEMSMDNGTMRMRELPNGLEIKPGETVELKPGGYHLMFEGLSEPLKAGASIHGTLSFAKAGKVDVTFKVGGIGDEGAPMDMNHMHMH; via the coding sequence ATGATAATCTTTGCCTCTTCACAGACGAACGCCCATGTGCTTTTGGAAACGCCGCAAGCTGCGGCTGGCAGCTTTTACAAAGGTGTCTTTCGCGTGCCGCACGGCTGCCACGGCCAAGCGACCACGGCGCTCAAGGTCGAGGTGCCGGATGGCATCACTGGCGCGAAGCCTATGCCGAAGCCGGGTTGGACCTTGAATGAAGCCAAGAACGAAAAAGGCGTGAGCACGATTAGCTGGAGCGGTGGCAATCTGCCAGACGACGAATATGACGAGTTCGTCATTGCCATGCATATCTCAAATACGTTGAAGCCGGACTCAATCGCCTACTTTCCGTCGATCCAAAGCTGCGGCGAGACCGTAATGGCTTGGACCGATGTTCCTCAAGCAGGCCAGAAAGCTGAGCTTAAGATGCCTGCCGCGCGCTTACGCATTCTTGCGGCAGAAGATGGGTCGGACGTTGTGACAGTGGGCTCGCTCGAAGTAGCGGCACCTTGGTTGCGCGCGACGCCTGGCGGCGCCAAGGTCGGGGGCGGATATCTTCGCATCATCAATAAGGGAACCGAGTCAGACCGCCTCATTGGTGCTTCCATCCCCATAGCAAAAACCGGTGCTGTTCATGAGATGAGCATGGACAATGGCACGATGCGCATGCGGGAGCTGCCCAACGGTCTAGAGATCAAACCTGGTGAGACGGTCGAACTTAAGCCCGGCGGCTATCATCTGATGTTCGAGGGTCTAAGCGAGCCGTTGAAAGCCGGCGCTTCGATTCACGGCACATTGAGCTTCGCTAAGGCAGGCAAAGTCGACGTCACCTTCAAGGTTGGAGGCATCGGTGACGAGGGCGCGCCCATGGACATGAATCATATGCATATGCATTGA
- a CDS encoding LysR family transcriptional regulator, with protein sequence MDNLEAMRIFVSVATQGSFTEAARRMRLSPSVVTRSILQIEEKLGLLLLNRTTRSVQLTERGVIYLEDCKQILEDVEMAERRVRGENAEPRGTLRVAAPLLFGRLYVLPLVNRLLNEHPALSIHLTLSDRNVHLVEEGVDVAVRVGELADSSLIAVRLGLATPVLAASPAYLQKRGAPASPAALSSHDIILFEGIGTTNEWPFGPNGKTVRVEPRLIVNSADAAIIAAEAGVGIARTLSYQVWDAVRAGRLSLVLQKFAPRPLPVSVAYQARRIASANVATFVKAAREYFKANPLAQFDGA encoded by the coding sequence ATGGACAACCTCGAAGCCATGCGCATCTTCGTCTCCGTCGCCACGCAAGGCAGTTTCACCGAAGCGGCCCGGCGCATGCGGCTGTCACCTTCCGTCGTTACGCGATCGATCTTACAGATCGAAGAGAAGCTGGGTCTATTGTTGCTCAACCGCACGACTCGATCGGTGCAGTTGACGGAACGCGGCGTGATCTACCTGGAAGATTGCAAACAAATCCTGGAAGACGTCGAGATGGCGGAGAGGCGGGTACGCGGCGAGAATGCGGAACCCCGCGGCACCCTAAGAGTCGCCGCGCCTCTCCTGTTTGGACGTTTGTACGTGTTGCCCCTCGTTAACAGGCTTTTGAACGAGCATCCTGCTCTATCGATCCATCTCACCTTATCGGATCGCAATGTACATCTGGTCGAGGAAGGCGTCGACGTTGCCGTTCGCGTCGGCGAGCTTGCCGATAGCAGCCTGATCGCGGTGAGGCTGGGTCTCGCCACCCCGGTGCTCGCCGCCAGCCCCGCTTATCTGCAAAAACGGGGCGCGCCAGCATCGCCAGCGGCGCTCTCATCGCATGATATCATCCTGTTCGAAGGCATCGGCACCACCAATGAATGGCCTTTTGGCCCCAATGGAAAGACAGTGCGGGTTGAGCCTCGCCTCATTGTCAACAGTGCCGACGCAGCGATCATAGCCGCGGAGGCTGGAGTTGGCATCGCGCGAACGCTGTCCTACCAGGTCTGGGACGCCGTGCGCGCCGGTCGTCTCAGTCTCGTTCTACAGAAGTTCGCGCCGCGGCCACTGCCGGTCAGCGTGGCCTACCAGGCGCGCAGGATTGCCTCTGCCAACGTAGCCACATTCGTCAAAGCCGCGCGAGAGTATTTCAAAGCCAATCCTCTCGCGCAGTTCGACGGAGCGTAA
- a CDS encoding carboxymuconolactone decarboxylase family protein, producing the protein MSRIAVPTRETAPAASQPMLAAVEKQLGVVPNSFRLLALSPAALQGLLGLNGALVKALDLKTRERIALAIAQSNGCDYCLSAHTYIGLNLAKIDAAEIALNRNGTSAEPKANAAVAFATKVNEARGKVSDADLQAVRAAGFTDAQIVEIIAVVAENIFTNFVNIVAGTEIDFPVVHAAEAA; encoded by the coding sequence ATGTCGCGCATTGCCGTTCCCACCCGTGAAACCGCCCCGGCCGCCTCGCAGCCCATGCTCGCGGCTGTTGAAAAGCAGCTCGGCGTTGTTCCTAATAGTTTTCGCCTCCTGGCGCTCAGCCCGGCTGCGTTGCAGGGCCTTCTCGGCCTGAATGGCGCTCTGGTGAAGGCGCTCGACCTCAAAACCCGCGAGCGGATCGCGCTCGCAATCGCGCAGAGCAACGGCTGTGACTATTGCCTGTCGGCGCACACCTATATCGGCCTGAACCTCGCCAAGATCGATGCGGCCGAAATTGCCTTGAACCGCAATGGCACCTCCGCTGAACCCAAGGCCAATGCCGCCGTCGCCTTTGCCACCAAGGTCAACGAGGCGCGTGGCAAAGTCAGCGATGCCGATTTGCAGGCGGTCAGGGCTGCCGGGTTCACCGACGCCCAGATCGTCGAAATCATCGCGGTCGTGGCTGAGAACATATTCACGAACTTCGTCAACATTGTCGCTGGAACCGAGATCGACTTTCCGGTCGTGCATGCCGCCGAAGCAGCGTGA
- a CDS encoding NADP-dependent oxidoreductase codes for MKRVQYLHYGASEELRLDEVTPPDVGQGQIRVQVRAAAANPMDWKIRRGEMQLLSGFRFPRGLGHDFAGVVEAVGPGVERLKEGDEVFGVTSIRQAGAFAEYVVADETNVGLKPPSISFEQAAASAIVSVTAWNALVEKARLSAGQSVLITGCLGGVGRAAVQIAHMRGANIVGSCSASGREEALALGVGEVVDYRAFDIASYQHRFDVIFDTAGALSLSQCGAMLKRRGMSLHIVPTFAKLIGCLLPSRHHLVFGNPTQQSLAGVAEALERGQLVPAIGRIVPLSGAISAVVELERTGFPKGKLVIVPM; via the coding sequence ATGAAGCGCGTTCAATATCTCCACTATGGCGCCTCGGAGGAACTGCGGCTGGACGAGGTGACGCCGCCCGATGTGGGTCAGGGCCAAATTCGTGTTCAGGTCAGGGCAGCAGCAGCCAACCCGATGGACTGGAAAATTCGCCGGGGCGAGATGCAGTTGCTTTCCGGGTTCCGGTTTCCGCGCGGCCTGGGCCATGATTTCGCCGGCGTGGTCGAAGCCGTCGGGCCGGGGGTGGAGCGCCTCAAGGAGGGCGATGAAGTCTTCGGCGTCACCTCCATCCGTCAAGCGGGCGCGTTTGCCGAATACGTCGTCGCAGACGAAACAAACGTCGGGCTCAAGCCGCCATCCATCTCGTTCGAGCAGGCGGCCGCCTCGGCCATAGTGAGCGTGACGGCCTGGAACGCGCTGGTTGAGAAGGCAAGGCTGAGCGCTGGCCAGTCGGTCCTTATCACCGGGTGTTTGGGCGGGGTTGGACGTGCGGCGGTGCAGATTGCGCACATGCGCGGCGCAAACATCGTCGGCAGTTGCAGCGCGTCCGGACGCGAGGAAGCGCTGGCGCTGGGCGTGGGCGAGGTGGTCGATTATCGCGCCTTCGACATCGCTTCGTATCAACATCGCTTCGACGTGATCTTCGATACGGCTGGCGCGCTGTCGCTGAGCCAATGCGGCGCGATGCTGAAACGCCGCGGCATGTCGCTACACATCGTCCCTACGTTTGCCAAGCTGATTGGCTGCCTGCTCCCGTCGCGACATCACCTGGTGTTCGGCAATCCGACACAACAATCCCTGGCCGGCGTCGCTGAGGCGCTCGAGCGGGGCCAGCTCGTCCCGGCGATCGGCCGCATCGTGCCGCTGTCTGGGGCGATCTCGGCCGTCGTCGAACTCGAGAGGACAGGCTTTCCTAAGGGCAAGCTGGTGATCGTTCCCATGTGA
- a CDS encoding 4Fe-4S binding protein — MTDEVSKQPQGKFIPVVDFSRCEAKGPCAEVCPYDVFEIRKIEPSDYANLGFFSKFKIRVHGGRVSYTPKADQCRACGLCVTACPEHAIKLAKANP, encoded by the coding sequence ATGACAGATGAGGTCAGCAAACAGCCTCAGGGTAAATTTATACCAGTCGTAGATTTTTCTCGCTGTGAAGCGAAGGGTCCTTGCGCGGAGGTGTGCCCTTACGACGTATTCGAAATTCGAAAAATTGAACCATCTGACTACGCAAATCTGGGGTTCTTCTCGAAGTTTAAAATTAGGGTTCACGGCGGAAGGGTTTCTTATACACCAAAAGCGGATCAATGCCGGGCGTGCGGTTTGTGCGTTACGGCATGTCCTGAGCATGCCATAAAACTCGCCAAAGCAAATCCGTGA